A window of the Clupea harengus chromosome 8, Ch_v2.0.2, whole genome shotgun sequence genome harbors these coding sequences:
- the im:7138535 gene encoding protein FAM98B: MERNTSTVYAIHTLGYHGRACISKCTCDELPCPLITWLVSELKSSSPDAERKTITGTVLAGDLRAFLKEMSCPYTALISETLTPANVNRITEFLVSELQAAYMIMYKENHPEDIEVCSESGKDRREEIQDEAEIVGQIESFVEQDERLDEETDKTKRELSLLLEALHMDASSNLIDVQDQVKSSLTQLPGGDIPKPLLNAELNSDQWKQLKKMTEALAKDYRCRRQMMIKRFEVTLQSFTWGERGKERAQVVSSMPPLLLSSGDTCVSLSLLLAAREDQSRILPVRAGPSTAVHKVLMGGVPDRGGRPGDLEPPMPDWKRERAHGDNSQRRFRPSKKSRK; the protein is encoded by the exons GTATCATGGGAGGGCGTGTATTAGCAAATGTACGTGTGATGAGCTTCCGTGTCCACTAATCACATGGCTGGTGTCAGAACTGAAATCATCTTCCCCTGATGCTGAAA GGAAGACAATCACTGGAACTGTTCTTGCAGGGGACCTGAGGGCATTTCTTAAAGAGATGTCCTGTCCATACACTGCATTAATTTCAGAGACACTGACTCCAGCCAATGTCAACCGTATCACTG AATTCCTGGTGTCAGAGCTACAAGCTGCTTACATGATTATGTACAAAGAAAACCACCCAGAGGATATAGAAGTATGTAGTGAATCTgggaaagacagaagagaggaaataCAAGATGAAGCAGAGATTGTGGGACAGATTGAATCATTTGTAGAACAAGATGAGAGACTGGATGAGGAGACAGACAAAACCAAGAGGGAGTTGTCTCTACTCCTTGAGGCCCTACATATGGATGCATCTTCCAACCTTATTGATGTTCAGGATCAG GTGAAATCATCTTTAACTCAGTTGCCAGGGGGTGATATTCCAAAGCCATTGCTGAATGCTGAACTGAATTCTGATCAGTGG aaacagttaaaaaaaatgactgaagCTCTTGCTAAAGACTACAGATGTCGGCGACAAATGATGATCAAACGATTTGAAGTCACTCTTCAGTCATTTAcctggggggagaggggaaag GAACGAGCACAAGTGGTGTCGTCTATGCCTCCCCTCTTACTGTCATCTGGTGACACCTGCGTGTCCCTCTCCCTACTGCTGGCAGCTAGAGAGGATCAGTCACGAATACTGCCGGTCAGGGCAGGACCCTCCACAGCAGTCCATAAG gtctTGATGGGAGGCGTACCCGATAGAGGTGGGAGACCTGGAGACCTGGAGCCCCCTATGCCagattggaagagagagagggcacatgGGGATAATTCACAAAGAAGATTCAGACCCAGTAAGAAGAGTCGGAAATAA
- the LOC105895305 gene encoding GAS2-like protein 2A: MSGIQHATNQSIKAFKSSEEYLYAMKEDLAEWLKDLYNIDIDVSNILEVLETGAILCNHANNVTKVAEDFLCTYGHVAGIQLPSSGVTCISSAQPSTFLARDNISNFINWCRKQMDIQDVLMFETDDLVLRKNEKNFVLCLLEVARRASRFGMAAPVLIQLEQEIEEEIREEMDLPMEQTPLTKPQRRLSNTQNLDEMVRGLISRCTCPTQFPMVKVSEGKYRVGDSSTLIFVRILRKHVMVRVGGGWDTLEHYLDKHDPCRCTSLSESISSRCPIYFVCCHKVAQRPATPMHEIKARLGPRQDGQAGVGTPTTLLLTRAQSPLQPVAWSSPGSARGLGPGPAPCPSRSPDPGLRHLRSPSPRRFRERASTPARRQNSESQDDSSLNTSSRMGREAVRVSPAHRHTTSLPRTAMSPVPHREPPRTPTPHAIQKNPGLQSQCDPDTRLNQTFTKSQFAMKLRQSAAGSDHKCGDGQSISDRQRGPGPVRPYTPVQEPTPQNIPSAVKHSVTENSHNSHRRYSSPKRQGVTSHGSPARPFRHIKKSLFSLLGGNTFEKKLAPDEQTAGSALHGNGQRRQSMAKRNVFTPAATGQDLLDDQSPQQSSNVPGVSNPPVSPGEELPCGQRVTERACLFTPPPITPAQEAILYQSLEHEILSNLQELNLDSDDGSSTVEENISQHSPQCPQSTRALSHHQSPGSTLPADSSCVRQKQTACVSSTPGNSKDLGFECVIDELRHSRRTLEKVSVERWVNTLPFSSRRSRREAAAVVDSSHLRPTQPCTASSWTSTGSSLESKERMEAVTALILSQVVDGGEIAKDSDKQRRPRSSSFRQRRSLRKPERVPSIYKLKLKPHIRPRQDHRPDRKPSKIPKPISCRRTRENEESGLGKDSTESGTSSEKNNRLHSNRGEERPLTNRPMDLNSRSITQTSPYEGVQGGRVAVKCSTEELETWV, from the exons ATGTCTGGGATTCAGCATGCCACCAATCAGAGCATCAAGGCTTTTAAATCAAGTGAAGAGTATCTGTATGCAATGAAAGAAGATTTGGCAGAATGGTTGAAGGACTTGTACAACATCGACATTGACGTGAGCAACATCCTTGAAGTTTTGGAGACAGGGGCTATCCTATGTAATCATGCAAATAATGTGACTAAGGTGGCAGAAGACTTTCTTTGCACATATGGACATGTAGCCGGGATTCAATTGCCATCATCTGGAGTTACATGTATTAGCTCAGCTCAACCATCTACTTTTCTCGCACGGGACAACATATCCAATTTCATAAATTGGTGTCGCAAACAGATGGATATTCAAG ATGTCCTGATGTTCGAGACAGATGATCTGGTCTTGCGAAAGAATGAAAAGAACTTTGTTCTTTGCCTGCTTGAAGTGGCACGGCGGGCATCTCGCTTTGGCATGGCAGCCCCTGTCCTTATCcaactggagcaggagattgagGAAGAGATTAGGGAGGAAATGGACTTGCCCATGGAGCAGACTCCTCTGACCAAACCCCAGAGGCGTTTATCCAACACTCAGAATCTTGATGAAATG GTCCGAGGCCTAATAAGCAGATGTACATGTCCTACCCAGTTTCCCATGGTCAAGGTCTCAGAGGGCAAATATAGAGTAGGAGACTCCAGCACCCTCATATTTGTGCGG atcTTGCGCAAACATGTGATGGTGCGCGTGGGTGGAGGATGGGACACCCTGGAGCACTATCTGGACAAACACGACCCTTGCCGCTGCACCTCCCTCAGTGAGTCTATCTCTTCAAGATGTCCAATATACTTTGTATGCT GCCACAAGGTGGCCCAGCGCCCAGCCACCCCGATGCACGAAATCAAAGCCAGGCTGGGCCCGCGGCAGGACGGCCAGGCTGGAGTCGGCACCCCCACTACGCTGCTGCTCACCCGTGCCCAGTCCCCGCTGCAGCCCGTCGCCTGGAGCTCCCCCGGCTCCGCTCGAGGCCTGGGGCCCGGCCCTGCTCCCTGCCCCTCCCGCTCCCCCGACCCTGGGCTACGCCACCTGCGCAGCCCCTCCCCCAGAAG GTTTCGTGAAAGGGCATCCACACCTGCACGCAGACAGAACTCTGAAAGCCAAGATGACTCAAGTCTTAACACAAGCTCAAGGATGGGCCGAGAAGCTGTACGCGTGTCTCCAGCGCATAGACACACAACCAGCTTACCCCGCACAGCGATGTCCCCCGTGCCCCACCGTGAGCCTCCACGGACGCCCACCCCACACGCCATCCAGAAGAACCCAGGTCTCCAGTCACAGTGCGACCCAGACACCAGGCTGAACCAAACCTTCACCAAATCTCAATTTGCCATGAAGCTTCGACAGAGTGCAGCTGGCAGTGACCATAAGTGTGGCGATGGCCAGAGCATCTCGGACAGACAAAGAGGACCTGGGCCAGTGAGGCCATATACACCTGTCCAAGAGCCGACCCCACAGAACATTCCTTCTGCCGTCAAACACTCTGTCACTGAGAACAGTCATAACTCACACAGGAGGTATAGTTCACCTAAAAGGCAGGGCGTCACTTCACATGGATCGCCTGCCAGACCCTTCAGGCATATCAAAAAGAGCCTGTTTAGTCTTTTAGGAGGTAACACTTTTGAAAAGAAACTTGCTCCTGATGAGCAGACGGCAGGCAGTGCCTTACATGGAAACGGACAGCGTAGACAAAGTATGGCCAAACGGAATGTATTTACTCCTGCAGCTACGGGGCAGGACTTACTTGATGACCAAAGCCCCCAGCAGAGCTCAAATGTACCCGGCGTCTCAAATCCTCCGGTCAGCCCTGGTGAGGAGTTGCCTTGTGGCCAGAGAGTGACGGAAAGAGCCTGCCTCTTTACTCCACCGCCTATCACTCCAGCCCAGGAGGCCATCCTTTATCAGAGCCTGGAGCACGAGATCCTCTCTAATCTGCAGGAACTTAACCTGGATTCTGATGACGGCAGCAGCACGGTAGAGGAGAACATCAGTCAGCACTCCCCGCAGTGTCCTCAGTCGACTCGAGCGCTTTCCCACCACCAGTCCCCAGGCTCAACGCTACCCGCTGATTCATCTTGTGTACGGCAGAAGCAGACTGCTTGCGTCTCCTCCACGCCTGGCAACTCTAAAGATCTTGGTTTTGAATGTGTGATTGACGAGCTCCGGCACAGCCGGCGGACCCTGGAGAAAGTGTCGGTGGAGCGCTGGGTAAACACGCTCCCTTTCAGCTCCCGGAGGAGCCGGCGAGAGGCTGCCGCGGTGGTAGACTCGTCCCATCTCAGGCCCACCCAGCCCTGCACAGCCAGCTCCTGGACCTCTACAGGCTCCAGTTTGGAATcaaaggagaggatggaggctgTGACCGCACTGATCTTGAGTCAGGTTGTGGATGGCGGTGAGATCGCCAAGGACTCCGACAAACAGAGAAGACCCAGGTCGTCGTCATTCAGGCAAAGGAGGTCCCTGAGGAAACCAGAGAGGGTGCCCTCCATTTACAAGCTCAAACTGAAGCCCCACATACGTCCCAGGCAAGACCACCGACCCGATCGCAAACCCTCCAAGATTCCCAAGCCAATATCCTGCCGGCGGACCAGAGAAAATGAAGAGTCAGGATTAGGCAAGGACTCTACAGAGAGTGGGACATCATCAGAGAAAAACAACAGGCTACACAgtaatagaggagaggagagaccccTCACTAACAGACCGATGGACCTGAACTCCAGGAGCATCACACAGACCTCTCCATATGAAGGTGTCCAGGGTGGTAGAGTGGCTGTAAAGTGTTCAACTGAGGAGCTGGAAACCTGGGTCTGA
- the LOC105895355 gene encoding ras-like protein family member 10B: MHWPAVCENREGGTGNRGRGGSGVMPPPFRIAVLGAQGVGKTSIVQRFLRDDYSEAPTPGQSRKVHLSAAVLNGHVHDLQITDYPAIPSFPGSSLQEWTDSCCRGIRSAHVYILVYDICCFDSFEYVKTMRQQILETRVIGTAEVPILIVGNKRDLQRGRVIPRHNVSDLVRKTWKCGYVECSAKFNWHVLLLFGEALRSVGCARCKHVNATIRFQHALRRERCALM; the protein is encoded by the exons ATGCACTGGCCAGCAGTTTGCGAGAACAGGGAGGGTGGGACAGGAAACCGAGGGAGAGGTGGAAGTGGAGTGATGCCCCCTCCGTTCCGGATTGCGGTGTTGGGCGCACAGGGGGTGGGCAAGACATCCATCGTGCAGCGCTTCCTCCGCGATGACTATAGCGAGGCACCGACGCCAGGCCAGAGCCGCAAGGTGCACCTGTCAGCAGCGGTGCTCAATGGACACGTGCATGACCTGCAGATCACAGACTACCCCGCCATCCCCAGCTTTCCAGGCAGCTCTCTACAG GAGTGGACTGACTCCTGCTGTCGAGGTATTCGCAGCGCTCACGTCTACATCTTGGTTTATGACATCTGCTGCTTTGACAGCTTTGAATACGTCAAGACTATGCGCCAACAGATCTTAGAGACCAG GGTGATTGGCACAGCTGAGGTGCCCATTCTGATCGTGGGGAACAAGCGGGACCTGCAGCGCGGTCGGGTCATCCCGCGCCACAACGTGTCCGACCTGGTGCGCAAGACCTGGAAGTGCGGCTACGTGGAGTGCTCAGCTAAATTCAACTGGCACGTGCTGCTCCTGTTCGGTGAGGCGCTGCGCAGCGTTGGCTGTGCCCGATGCAAACACGTCAACGCCACCATTCGCTTCCAGCATGCACTCCGGAGGGAGCGCTGCGCTCTCATGTGA
- the ap2b1 gene encoding AP-2 complex subunit beta, whose product MTDSKYFTTNKKGEIFELKAELNNEKKEKRKEAVKKVIAAMTVGKDVSSLFPDVVNCMQTDNLELKKLVYLYLMNYAKSQPDMAIMAVNSFVKDCEDPNPLIRALAVRTMGCIRVDKITEYLCEPLRKCLKDEDPYVRKTAAVCVAKLHDINAQMVEDQGFLDSLRDLIADSNPMVVANAVAALSEISESHPNSNLLDLNPQNINKLLTALNECTEWGQIFILDCLSNYNPKDEREAQSICERVTPRLSHANSAVVLSAVKVLMKFLELLPKDSDYYNTLLKKLSPPLVTLLSGEPEVQYVALRNINLIVQKRPEILKQEIKVFFVKYNDPIYVKLEKLDIMIRLASQANIAQVLAELKEYATEVDVDFVRKAVRAIGRCAIKVEQSAERCVSTLLDLIQTKVNYVVQEAIVVIRDIFRKYPNKYESIIATLCENLDSLDEPDARAAMIWIVGEYAERIDNADELLESFLEGFHDESTQVQLTLLTAIVKLFLKKPSETQELVQQVLSLATQDSDNPDLRDRGYIYWRLLSTDPVTAKEVVLSEKPLISEETDLIEPTLLDELICHIGSLASVYHKPPNAFVEGSHGIHRKHLPIQHGSIDTGESPVSAGPAEPNNQPINQVIPSQGDLLGDLLNLDLGPPVNVPQVSSMQMGAVDLLGGGLDSLLGGDLGGGVGGSPAVGQNFIPSSVPNTFAPSPTPAPISSGLNDLFELSTSMATTAGGHVAPKAVWLPAVKAKGLEISGTFSRRQGHMYMDMSFTNKALQHMTDFAVQFNKNSFGVIPTTPLPIHTPLMPSQSIDISLPLNTIGPVMKMDPLNNLQVAVKNSIDVFYFSGLIPLNVFFVEDGKMERQVFLATWKDIPNENELQYQIKECHLNADTVTGKLQNNNIFTIAKRNVEGQDMLYQSLKLTNGIWILAELRIQPGNPNYTLSLKCRAPEVSQYVYQMYDSILKN is encoded by the exons ATGACTGACTCAAAGTATTTTACAACTAACAAAAAAG GTGAAATCTTTGAATTGAAGGCAGAACTGAACaatgagaagaaagagaagaggaaagaggctGTGAAGAAGGTTATTGCGGCAATGACTGTAGGAAAAGATGTCAG CTCTCTTTTCCCAGATGTGGTGAACTGCATGCAGACTGATAACCTGGAGTTGAAAAAGCTTGTGTACCTGTACCTGATGAACTATGCCAAGAGTCAGCCAGATATGGCCATCATGGCTGTCAACAGCTTTGTGAAG GACTGTGAGGACCCCAACCCTCTGATCCGGGCTCTAGCTGTGCGCACCATGGGCTGCATCCGCGTGGACAAGATCACCGAGTACCTGTGCGAGCCCCTCAGGAAGTGTCTGAAGGACGAGGACCCGTACGTGAGGAAGACTGCCGCCGTGTGCGTGGCCAAGCTCCACGACATCAACGCACAGATGGTGGAGGACCAGGGCTTCCTGGACTCCCTGAGGGACCTCATCGCTGATTCCAACCCCATG GTGGTGGCCAATGCCGTGGCAGCTCTGTCGGAGATCAGCGAGTCCCACCCCAACAGCAACCTGCTGGACCTGAACCCTCAGAACATCAACAAGCTCCTCACCGCTCTGAACGAGTGCACTGAGTGGGGCCAGATCTTCATCCTGGACTGCCTGTCCAACTACAACCCAAAAGATGAGCGGGAGGCCCAGAG CATCTGTGAGCGTGTCACCCCACGGCTCTCTCATGCCAACTCGGCCGTGGTGCTGTCTGCCGTCAAGGTGCTCATGAAGTTCCTGGAGCTCCTGCCCAAAGACTCGGACTACTACAACACCCTCCTGAAGAAGCTGTCCCCACCGCTGGTCACACTCCTCTCAGGGGAGCCCGAGGTGCAGTATGTGGCCCTCAGGAACATCAACCTCATCGTGCAGAAGAG GCCTGAGATCTTGAAGCAGGAAATCAAGGTGTTCTTTGTCAAATACAACGATCCCATCTATGTCAAGCTGGAGAAGTTGGATATCATGATTCGACTGGCCTCCCAGGCCAACATTGCCCAG gtCCTGGCTGAGCTGAAGGAGTACGCCACTGAGGTGGACGTGGACTTTGTCCGCAAGGCTGTGAGGGCCATCGGGCGCTGTGCCATCAAAGTGGAG CAATCTGCTGAGCGATGTGTGAGCACCCTTCTGGACCTCATTCAGACCAAAGTCAACTACGTCGTCCAGGAGGCCATTGTTGTCATCAGGGACATCTTCCGCAAGTATCCCAACAA GTATGAGAGCATTATTGCCACTCTCTGCGAGAACCTTGACTCCCTGGACGAGCCGGATGCCCGCGCCGCCATGATCTGGATTGTGGGCGAGTACGCCGAGAGGATCGACAACGCAGATGAGCTCCTAGAGAGCTTCCTGGAGGGTTTCCATGACGAGAGCACACAG gTGCAGCTGACTCTCCTGACAGCCATAgtgaagctgttcctgaagaaGCCCTCAGAGACCCAGgagctggtgcagcaggtgctcaGTTTGGCCACTCAG GACTCCGACAACCCTGACCTgcgtgaccgtggttacatctACTGGCGTCTGCTCTCCACGGACCCTGTGACGGCCAAAGAGGTGGTCCTGTCCGAGAAGCCCCTCATCTCCGAGGAGACAGACCTGATCGAGCCCACCCTGCTGGACGAGCTTATCTGCCACATCGGCTCGCTGGCCTCAGTCTACCACAAGCCCCCCAACGCCTTCGTGGAGGGCAGCCACGGCATCCACCGCAAACACCTGCCCATCCAGCATGGCAG CATCGACACCGGGGAGAGCCCTGTGAGTGCAGGCCCCGCCGAACCCAACAACCAGCCCATCAACCAGGTCATCCCCTCGCAAGGCGACCTCCTGGGTGACCTGCTCAACCTGGACCTGGGGCCCCCTGTCAACGTGCCGCAGGTGTCCTCCATGCAGATGGGGGCGGTGGACCTGCTCGGCGGAGGACTGGACAGCCTG CTCGGGGGAGACCTGGGCGGCGGTGTTGGGGGAAGTCCTGCA GTGGGCCAGAACTTCATCCCCTCGTCCGTGCCGAACACGTTCGCCCCGTCGCCCACCCCGGCGCCCATAAGCAGCGGGCTGAATGACCTGTTTGAGCTCTCGACCAGCATGGCCACCACCGCGGGCGGACACGTGGCCCCCAAAGCT GTTTGGCTCCCGGCAGTGAAAGCCAAGGGACTGGAGATTTCCGGCACATTCTCTCGCCGGCAGGGGCACATGTACATGGACATGTCGTTCACCAACAAAGCCCTGCAGCACATGACCGACTTTGCCGTCCAGTTCAACAAAAACAG ttttgGCGTCATCCCCACCACGCCTCTGCCCATTCACACCCCCCTGATGCCCAGCCAGAGTATCGACATCTCTCTGCCCCTCAACACCATCGGTCCCGTCATGAAGATGGACCCTCTCAACAACCTGCAG GTGGCTGTGAAGAACAGCATTGATGTCTTTTACTTCAGCGGCCTCATCCCCCTCAACGTTTTCTTTGTGGAGGACGGCAAGATGG AGAGGCAGGTGTTCCTTGCCACATGGAAAGACATCCCCAATGAGAATGAGCTGCAGTACCAAATCAAAGAATGCCACTTAAATGCAG ATACTGTTACAGGGAAACTGCAGAACAATAACATCTTCACCATTGCCAAGAGGAACGTGGAGGGCCAAGACATGCTCTACCAGTCCCTCAAACTCACCAATGGCATCTGGATCCTGGCTGAGCTCCGCATCCAGCCTGGCAACCCCAACTACACA cTCTCCTTGAAGTGCCGGGCTCCTGAGGTCTCCCAGTATGTGTACCAGATGTACGACTCCATCCTGAAGAACTAA
- the pex12 gene encoding peroxisome assembly protein 12, which produces MAEHGAHLTTASSDERPSIFEVLAQDSLMSAVKPALQHAVKILADSNPSRYGVLWRRFDEIYALLDLLLQHHFLSRSSASFSENFYGLKRVLASDPARPAHLGLRRKQHLRSLLLLALLPYLRAKMEKVLARHRDEDDFSIRLPQSLAQKMYRAFMVAYPFVSMAWDGWVFCQQLLYVFGRTRTHSPLLWMAGVKLAHLTAHDIRSMDLKPSSPTGISLSVAEKTQRILSSVVGGVAVSLSTSLSLGVFFLQFLEWWYSSENQSTVKSLTTLPTPPPPVHLDDQAAVAVHSKLCPLCRKVRANDTALSTSGFVFCYRCIFMYVKTNHRCPLTGYPSGVQHLIKIYSPEG; this is translated from the exons ATGGCGGAACACGGAGCACATTTAACGACAGCATCATCAGATGAAAGACCTTCGATATTTGAAGTTTTAGCGCAGGATTCCTTGATGAGTGCAGTTAAACCTGCTTTGCAACACGCAGTTAAG ATTCTCGCGGATTCCAACCCCTCTCGTTATGGAGTCCTGTGGAGGAGGTTTGATGAGATATATGCCCTCTTGGATTTgctgctgcagcatcattttctctctcgctccagtGCCTCCTTCTCTGAGAACTTTTATGGTCTGAAACGAGTGTTGGCCTCTGATCCCGCCCGGCCTGCTCACCTTGGCCTCAGGCGGAAGCAGCACTTGCGATCTCTATTGCTCCTGGCCCTCCTGCCTTACCTGCGAGCCAAAATGGAGAAGGTGTTAGCTCGTCATAGGGATGAGGATGACTTTTCCATACGCTTACCCCAGTCCCTCGCTCAAAAGATGTACAGGGCCTTCATGGTCGCCTATCCTTTCGTGAGCATGGCCTGGGATGGTTGGGTGTTCTGTCAGCAGTTGCTTTATGTGTTCGgacgtacacgcacacattcaccctTACTGTGGATGGCAGGGGTCAAACTGGCACACCTCACAGCACATGACATCCGAAGCATGGATCTTAAACCAAGCAGCCCTACAGGCATAAGTCTAAG TGTTGCTGAAAAAACGCAGCGGATATTGTCCTCGGTGGTCGGTGGTGTGGCAGTGTCACTTTCCACCAGTCTGTCCCTGGGGGTTTTCTTTCTACAGTTCTTGGAGTGGTGGTACTCCTCAGAGAACCAGAGCACCGTGAAATCCCTGACAACtctgcccaccccacccccccctgtgCACCTTGACGACCAAGCAGCGGTGGCAGTTCACAGCAAACTGTGCCCCCTCTGCCGAAAAGTCCGTGCCAACGATACCGCTCTCTCCACTTCTGGTTTTGTGTTCTGCTATCGGTGCATATTCATGTATGTCAAGACTAACCACAGGTGCCCCCTAACTGGCTATCCTTCTGGAGTTCAGCACCTCATCAAGATATATTCTCCTGAAGGCTAG